In the Ipomoea triloba cultivar NCNSP0323 chromosome 6, ASM357664v1 genome, one interval contains:
- the LOC116023543 gene encoding uncharacterized protein LOC116023543, translating into MAQFERILTVVRNAAMPAAGTCESQGRHAELLEQVVWAEDEARRAANEAAVARAEAEKAKAEVADLRADLQAFQNSNSPEQTETQSDEQQEQNVPSTAGSRCNEGDDIPINGGNREAPVDAHLSSSNPHSPADNQMSSSGSRGDADGNLQLDGNREASITGVSPLADPILPAAKAKGPGSRGRHAELLEQVVWAEDEARRAANEAAVARAEAEKAKAEVADLRADLQAFQNSSEGTSAPIQYSRRRNTSSWRGLRDKVEEEDSFPNDDEDIDDEDNDEDVEGIGSDDHNVGGEGQGIELMDN; encoded by the exons atggctcagttcGAGAGGATACTcactgtggtccgcaatgctgcaatgcctgccgCTGGCACatgtgaatcccaaggccgtcatgcagaacttctcgaacaagtaGTATGGGCTGAAGATGAAGCACGGCGAGCTGCCAATGaagctgcggtagctcgagcagaagctgagAAAGCAAAGGCTGAAGTAGCCGATTTACGTGCCGATCTTCAAGCCTTCCaaaattcca ACTCACCTGAGCAGACTGAGAcgcaatctgatgagcaacaagagcagaatgtccCAAGTACTGCTGGTTCGAGATGTAACGAGGGAGATGATATacccatcaatggtggaaaccgggaagcacctgtcgatgcaCATCTTTCCTCCTCAAATCCACACTCTCCAGCAGATAATCAAATGTccagctctggttcgagaggtgacgctgatgGGAACCTTCAactggatggaaaccgggaagcatccattACAGGAGTCTCtcccttagctgatccaatcctaCCAGCAGCTAAAGCTAAgggtccaggttcgagag gccgtcatgcagaacttctcgaacaagtaGTATGGGCTGAAGATGAAGCACGGCGAGCTGCCAATGaagctgcggtagctcgagcagaagctgagAAAGCAAAGGCTGAAGTAGCCGATTTACGTGCCGATCTTCAAGCCTTCCaaaattcca GTGAAGGCACGAGTGCACCTATTCAATACTCCCGACGTCGCAATACTTCATCATGGAGAGGTTTGAGGGACAAAGTGGAAGAAGAAGATTCTTTCccaaatgatgatgaagatattGATGATGAAGATAATGATGAAGATGTTGAGGGAATTGGAAGTGATGATCATAATGTTGGTGGTGAAGGGCAAGGGATTGAATTAATGGATAATTGA
- the LOC116023544 gene encoding uncharacterized protein LOC116023544 translates to MPPRRNAPAENENNLSAIDRMVQAMERMAELMLAQQAQTQHQMQLRVDYAKAIASRQPPYYAGEKDPVILEEWIRTFDKLLNAVNCPANQRAPSAVYYLTKAADNWWATVGPTLLQDPAFGWEEFKVELREQFYTERIKGIKCEEFLRLKQKGATIQEYYDQYVELMRFAQEIVPDEASKARRFVRGLDWSVRGMIAPFMCATLKEAYDRASDHYQVYLDQQEAYGRNKRKADDNSREFQAGNKKANQGGINTVQGRGGFDKGKRFACPRCGRNHPGENCQGVRIKCYRCGIVGHKAAQCQSQGGSPQKPLQNENQGRRFNGNNGWNPARARGQTTNFQPGNPVNATPGSNHKGKQVVGESSGEKQGRIYVVNSAQLRPTAKLNLNVATASGVIISCKDGYDDVAIEIAGFNCPGSLIRFELEGLDVVLGMDWLDKYKAQIVCNEQKVVLQGPKGKRISYRGVDKQPEPRLLTMQGLRKCVRQGCEAYLCLIQDAEVRELEIDRIPIVREFPDVFPDDLTEMPPEREVEFTIDLVPGTSPISRAPYRMAPKEMEELKAQLEELLEKGFIRPSVSPWGAPVLFVKKKDGSLRLCIDYRELNRVTVKNKYPLPRIDDLFDQLKGAGVFSKIDLRSGYHQVRVVKEDVPKTAFRTRYGHYEFTVMPFGVTNAPGTFMDLMNRIFLPYLDKFVVAFIDDILVYSKTTKEHEEHLRTVLRTLRERKLFAKLSKCEFWKREVAFLGHVITEEGIRVDPTKIRAVVEWEAPKSVTEIRSFLGLAGYYRRFVQDFSRIARPLTSLLKKTTKYSWSKECEQAFQEFKKRLTTAPVLTLPVGTEGYELYTDASHKGLGCVLMQNGRVIAYASRQLKTHEANYPTHDLELAAVVFALKIWRHYLYGISCKVYTDHKSLKYIFTQRDLNLRQRRWLELIKDYDLEIQYHEGKANKVADALSRKTSHALWILPEQLCEEFQGLNLEVKMSDQKEQEERLYYMSATPTLFEEIERAQEEDSWVENIKEKMVDGKHGPFELHPDGSVRFQSRWVIPKGCKKIMEQIMKEGHYTPYSVHPGGDKLYKDLKQNFWWSGMKNDVAEFVAKCLNCQRVKAERSRPKGLLQPLEIPQWNYHASIKMAPYEALYGQKCRSPLCWNDKSDIVTLGPQYLHETIEAIKLIQGRMKIAQDRQKSYADLKRQFTEYQAGEKVLLKVSPTKGVKRFGRKGKLSPRYIGPYEILERVGNLAYRLALPIELDKVHNVFHISQLKRPGNSSGSSEFYFPLYDYDGYVHLLTGDDPYAPGFAPDPPAPVYTPDSVLAPDPVYVPTLDSVYDSTLDPIFAPVSPPLQYSPPPTYPTTPTRIPVRSSEPTFLDKVQSRFGFYPIEVLEGSDPLEFVVFYPYPWDPSPSEHWDEWSMVNSPCYFLDHITWFAVVASAATPFCLSMHLYMKLYRVMVMM, encoded by the exons ATGCCACCAAGACGTAATGCACCTGCGGAGAACGAGAATAATCTCTCGGCAATAGATCGAATGGTTCAAGCCATGGAGAGGATGGCTGAGTTGATGCTGGCTCAGCAAGCTCAAACCCAACATCAAATGCAACTAAGAGTAGACTATGCCAAGGCGATAGCCAGCCGACAACCACCATACTACGCGGGCGAAAAGGATCCGGTGATTCTGGAGGAGTGGATCCGAACCTTCGATAAGTTACTCAACGCAGTGAACTGCCCTGCGAACCAGCGAGCACCCTCGGCAGTGTATTATCTGACAAAAGCTGCCGACAATTGGTGGGCGACAGTTGGACCAACTCTCCTGCAAGACCCAGCTTTCGGTTGGGAGGAATTTAAGGTGGAGTTAAGGGAGCAGTTCTATACTGAGCGCATTAAGGGAAttaagtgtgaggaattcctacGGCTGAAACAGAAAGGAGCAACCATCCAAGAATACTACGACCAGTATGTCGAGCTGATGCGGTTTGCCCAGGAAATCGTGCCGGATGAGGCGAGTAAAGCAAGGAGGTTTGTTCGAGGATTGGACTGGAGTGTAAGAGGGATGATCGCGCCTTTCATGTGCGCAACATTGAAGGAGGCCTATGACAGAGCGTCGGATCATTATCAGGTTTACCTGGACCAACAGGAAGCCTATGGCCGAAACAAGAGGAAGGCCGACGACAACTCTCGGGAGTTTCAGGCGGGAAACAAGAAGGCCAATCAGGGCGGCATTAACACAGTGCAAGGGAGAGGAGGATTCGATAAAGGAAAGCGTTTTGCTTGCCCGAGGTGTGGGAGGAATCACCCCGGGGAAAACTGTCAGGGAGTAAGGATTAAGTGTTATCGGTGCGGTATCGTCGGGCACAAGGCTGCTCAGTGCCAAAGTCAAGGAGGCAGTCCCCAAAAGCCCCTGCAGAATGAGAATCAAGGACGGAGATTCAACGGGAATAACGGTTGGAACCCCGCAAGAGCCAGAGGTCAAACGACGAACTTTCAACCTGGGAATCCAGTAAATGCCACGCCCGGGTCTAACCACAAGGGAAAGCAGGTGGTGGGAGAGAGCAGCGGAGAAAAACAGGGTAGGatctacgtcgtcaatagcgctcag ttaaggcctacggCCAAGTTAAACCTCAACGTCGCAACAGCTTCAGGAGTAATAATATCCTGTAAGGATGGTTACGATGACGTTGCAATAGAAATAGCAGGATTTAACTGTCCCGGAAGTCTCATTCGTTTCGAACTCGAAGGCCTCGATGTCGTACTCGGAATGGATTGGCTGGATAAGTACAAGGCTCAGATCGTATGTAACGAACAAAAGGTTGTACTTCAAGGACCGAAGGGaaagagaatatcctaccgaggagtTGACAAACAACCCGAGCCACGGTTGTTAACAATGCAAGGGTTGAGGAAATGCGTTCGCCAGGGGTGCGAAGCATATCTCTGTTTGATACAAGACGCCGAAGTAAGGGAACTCGAGATAGATAGAATCCCAATAGTGCGCGAATTCCCTGACGTATTCCCTGACGACCTCACCGAGATGCCACCAGAAAGAGAAGTGGAGTTCACCATCGATCTTGTACCAGGCACCTCACCCATCTCAAGAGCGCCTTACCGCATGGCTCCCAAGGAGATGGAGGAATTAAAGGCACAATTGGAAGAGTTGTTGGAGaaaggatttattagaccaagcGTATCACCTTGGGGTGCACCGGTGTTGTTCGTGAAAAAGAAAGATGGAAGCTTGCGACTATGCATCGACTACAGGGAACTcaaccgagtcacagtaaagaacaagtaccctttgcccaggatcgatgatttattcgatcagttgaaaggagcgggtGTGTTCTCAAAGATCGACCTACGGTCAGGGTACCATCAAGTGCGGGTAGTGAAAGAAGACGTACCTAAAACAGCATTTCGAACAAGGTACGGGCACTACGAGTTCACagtcatgccattcggagtgaccaacgctCCAGGAACttttatggacttgatgaaccggATCTTCCTTCCGTACTTagataaattcgtcgtcgctttcatagatgacatcttagtCTACTCTAAGACCACGAAGGAACACGAGGAACACCTCAGAACAGTGTTGCGAACACTGAGAGAAAGGAAACTTTTCGCAAAACTCTCGAAgtgtgaattttggaaaagagaagtcgCATTTCTCGGTCACGTTATCACCGAGGAAGGAATAAGGGTGGATCCAACCAAGATACGAGCGGTAGTCGAATGGGAAGCGCCCAAGTCAGTTACCGAAATCCGCAGCTTCTTAGGTTTGGCAGGTTACTATCGGCGATTCGTTCAAGACTTCTCAAGGATAGCAAGACCACTGACGAGTTTACTCAAGAAAACAACTAAGTATAGTTGGAGTAAGgaatgcgagcaggcattccaagagTTCAAGAAGAGATTGACCACCGCTCCGGTATTGACTCTACCTGTCGGAACAGAAGGCTATGAGTTGTACACCGACGCGTCTCACAAGGGACTAGGATGCGTCCTcatgcaaaatggaagggtaatagcatatGCTTCTCGGCAATTGAAAACTCACGAGGCTAACTACCCGACGCACGACTTGGAACTAGCAGCAGTGGTATtcgctctcaaaatttggcggCACTATCTCTATGGAATTTCATGCAAAGTCTATACagatcacaagagtttaaagtacatcttcactcagagagatctcaatttaagacaaaggagatggttggaattgatcaaggattatgacttggaaattcaatatCACGAGGGCAAGGCAAATAAAGTGGCTGACGCCTTAAGCCGAAAGACGAGCCAtgctctttggatattacccgaGCAGCTATGTGAGGAGTTTCAAGGACTCAATCTGGAGGTAAAAATGAGCGATCAAAAGGAGCAGGAGGAAAGGTTATATTACATGTCGGCTACTCCAACCCTATTTGAAGAGATCGAACGAGCACAAGAAGAGGATAGTTGGGTGGAAAACATCAAGGAAAAGATGGTCGACGGAAAACATGGGCCATTCGAATTGCACCCAGATGGAAGTGTGAGATTCCAAAGTAGATGGGTgataccaaaagggtgtaagaagataatggagcaaataatgaaagaaggccACTACACGCCTTactcagttcatcctggtggagATAAGTTGTATAAGGacttgaaacaaaacttctggtggtcgggcatgaaaaACGATGTAGCTGAATTCGTGGCGAAGTGCTTGAACTGCCAAAGGGTCAAGGCAGAGAGGAGTAGACCCAAAGGATTATTACAACCATTGGAAATCCCGCAgtggaa CTACCACGCCAGTATTAAGATGGCACCCTATGAGGCATTGTATGGGCAAAAGTGTCGAAGTCCTCTATGCTGGAATGATAAGAGTGACATCGTCACGCTTGGACCGCAATATCTCCATGAGACCATTGAAGCCATCAAATTAATTCAAGGAAGGATGAAAATCGCGCAGGATCGACAGAAGTCATACGCCGACTTGAAACGACAATTCACGGAATATCAGGCTGGAGAGAAGGTGTTACTGAAAGTTTCACCTACTAAGGGAGTAAAAAGATTTGGGAGGAAAGGAAAATTAAGTCCTCGATACATAGGACCTTACGAGATTCTAGAGAGGGTCGGAAATCTAGCTtatcgactggccctaccgATTGAGCTTGACAAAGTACATAACGTGTTCCATATTTCTCAACtcaagcg cccgggGAACTCCAGTGGTTCCTCAGAGTTTTACTTTCCCCTATATGACTATGATGGCTACGTGCACTTGCTGACGGGTGATGACCCGTATGCCCCAGGCTTCGCTCCAGACCCTCCTGCTCCTGTCTACACTCCCGATTCGGTTCTTGCTCCGGACCCGGTCTACGTTCCTACTTTGGACTCGGTCTATGATTCTACCTTGGACCCGATCTTTGCTCCCGTTTCTCCTCCTCTGCAGTACAGTCCTCCTCCAACTTATCCGACTACTCCCACTCGCATACCGGTTCGCAGTAGTGAGCCGACTTTTCTAGATAAGGTCCAGTCTAGGTTTGGGTTCTATCCCATcgaggtgttagaggggagtgacCCCTTAGAGTTTGTAGTCTTTTAcccctatccgtgggaccccAGTCCTTCGGagcattgggatgagtggtcgaTGGTGAACTCTCCCTGCtactttttggaccatatcacctggttcgcAG TGGTCGCTAGTGCAGCTACCCCCTTTTGCTTATCTATGCATCTGTATATGAAGTTATATCGGGTGATGGTGATGATGTGA